In Hahella sp. KA22, one genomic interval encodes:
- the pilQ gene encoding type IV pilus secretin PilQ has protein sequence MKVYLRPLQYFVEKAMTARILRVWLSFLALAISGWAGATSLTGIEFAALPGDRTEIKLKFDSTPPEPKGYSIEQPARIALDLEGVVNALAERNHQLSKGNTQSVTILEAGGRTRVIINLIELVTYTSEVKGNTLVLRLGEGADSSVPSSATSATVAAQAEASAPAQDARRTAPVKPTISEVDFLRGEKGDGRILITLTNPKVSVDMSEEAGNIKLVFGGVTLPRDMQRRLDVTDFATPVRVVDSFMEGGDAVVVIKPEGEYDYLAYQADNQFTLAVEPLTEEESEQRRKDKFPYTGEKLSLNFQDIEVRSVLQLIADFTGLNLVASDTVGGRITLRLQNVPWDQALELILKTKGLDQRKVGNVLLVAPAEEIAARERLELEASKQVKELAPVRLEVIQINYAKAKDIVGLLKEDKDLISTRGFISSDERTNTISIRETADKVAQVRRLIQTWDIPVSQVLIEARIVRARTDAVLDLGVKWGGGYEKRHGSSTDIRAGGSTQTIVELNNNETVELDPGAMVVDLGVTRANASSIALGFASNSYFLDLELSAFESDGKGEIVAQPKIVTADRQTARIESGEEIPYQEASSSGATSVSFKKAVLALEVTPQITPDDKIIMDLLVNQDTRGATTAGIPSIDTNEVQTQVLVGNGETIVLGGIFTAETSTTVTKTPFLGDIPYLGRLFTKKENTDERSELLIFITPKLITNGLIEN, from the coding sequence ATGAAGGTTTACCTTAGGCCATTACAGTATTTTGTGGAGAAAGCAATGACAGCTCGCATCTTGAGAGTATGGTTGTCGTTTTTAGCGCTAGCCATTAGTGGGTGGGCAGGCGCCACCAGTTTAACAGGCATTGAATTCGCGGCATTGCCAGGGGATCGTACAGAAATCAAATTAAAGTTTGACTCTACTCCTCCAGAACCCAAAGGGTACAGTATTGAGCAGCCTGCCAGGATTGCACTTGATTTAGAAGGTGTCGTGAATGCCCTTGCTGAGCGTAACCATCAGCTGTCCAAGGGGAATACTCAAAGTGTTACTATTTTAGAAGCTGGCGGGCGAACAAGAGTTATAATAAACCTTATTGAATTAGTAACTTATACTAGCGAAGTTAAAGGGAATACATTGGTTCTTCGTTTGGGTGAAGGGGCTGATTCCTCTGTACCTTCAAGTGCGACGTCAGCTACTGTTGCAGCCCAAGCTGAGGCTTCAGCGCCAGCACAAGATGCTCGCAGGACGGCTCCTGTTAAGCCCACAATATCGGAGGTGGACTTTCTTCGAGGAGAAAAAGGTGATGGCAGAATTCTGATTACTTTGACGAACCCTAAGGTGAGTGTCGATATGTCGGAAGAGGCTGGAAACATTAAGCTTGTTTTCGGCGGGGTGACTTTACCTCGTGATATGCAGCGACGTCTTGATGTTACTGATTTTGCCACTCCTGTGCGTGTAGTCGACTCCTTTATGGAAGGGGGAGATGCCGTCGTCGTCATAAAACCTGAAGGAGAATATGACTATTTGGCCTATCAAGCTGATAATCAGTTCACCCTTGCTGTTGAACCGTTAACCGAAGAAGAGTCGGAACAGCGGCGTAAGGATAAATTCCCTTATACAGGAGAAAAGCTCTCTTTGAACTTCCAGGATATTGAGGTTCGTTCTGTATTGCAGTTAATCGCTGATTTTACAGGTTTAAACTTGGTTGCCAGTGATACTGTGGGTGGGCGTATTACCTTGAGACTGCAGAATGTTCCATGGGACCAAGCCTTAGAGTTGATACTTAAAACAAAAGGGCTAGATCAACGTAAGGTCGGAAACGTTTTGCTGGTTGCGCCGGCAGAAGAGATTGCTGCTCGTGAGAGGTTGGAATTGGAGGCAAGTAAGCAAGTAAAAGAACTTGCACCGGTCAGACTTGAGGTCATTCAGATCAACTATGCCAAAGCCAAAGATATTGTAGGTTTGTTGAAGGAAGATAAGGACTTAATATCTACGCGAGGTTTCATCTCTTCTGATGAGAGGACAAATACGATTAGTATCAGGGAGACAGCTGACAAAGTCGCTCAGGTTCGTCGTTTAATTCAGACATGGGATATTCCTGTTAGCCAAGTACTAATTGAGGCGAGAATTGTTCGAGCAAGAACTGATGCGGTACTCGACTTGGGTGTGAAGTGGGGAGGCGGTTATGAGAAGCGGCATGGTAGTAGCACAGATATTCGTGCAGGTGGCTCAACTCAGACAATAGTGGAATTGAACAATAATGAGACAGTTGAGTTAGACCCAGGAGCTATGGTTGTAGACTTGGGTGTTACTCGAGCGAATGCTAGTTCTATAGCTTTAGGTTTTGCAAGTAACAGTTATTTCTTGGATTTGGAGTTGTCGGCTTTTGAGTCAGATGGGAAAGGAGAAATTGTAGCTCAGCCTAAGATTGTTACTGCTGACCGGCAAACTGCCAGGATTGAATCGGGAGAGGAGATTCCCTATCAGGAGGCTTCTTCTAGCGGCGCAACTTCAGTTTCGTTTAAAAAGGCAGTGTTAGCTTTAGAAGTGACTCCTCAGATCACCCCAGACGATAAAATTATTATGGACTTATTGGTCAACCAGGATACCCGAGGCGCAACTACTGCCGGGATTCCAAGTATTGATACCAATGAAGTGCAAACTCAGGTTTTGGTTGGTAATGGAGAAACTATTGTTTTAGGTGGAATATTTACAGCTGAAACTTCTACAACAGTTACTAAAACTCCGTTCTTGGGTGATATTCCTTACTTGGGGCGTTTATTCACCAAGAAGGAAAATACAGATGAAAGGTCAGAACTTCTGATCTTCATCACCCCCAAACTCATCACTAACGGCCTGATCGAAAACTAA
- the aroK gene encoding shikimate kinase AroK, translating into MLRYRGVSIWTVRVKAKKNVVLVGPMGTGKTTIGKLLAKELQFEFVDSDREIEARCGADIPWIFDVEGEVGFRGREKSVIADLSLRDAVVIATGGGAVVDPDNQRALKENGFIVYLHTSVEQQYQRTRKDRKRPLLRSEDPLSVLKKLMSVREPIYRSIADLIISTDTKRPKGVVRDIVKTLRASREETIER; encoded by the coding sequence ATGCTCCGCTACCGTGGCGTATCAATATGGACTGTTCGGGTGAAAGCGAAGAAGAATGTCGTTCTGGTGGGCCCTATGGGGACCGGTAAAACTACAATCGGCAAGTTGCTCGCAAAAGAGCTTCAGTTTGAATTTGTAGACTCTGATCGTGAAATCGAGGCCCGTTGCGGCGCTGATATTCCCTGGATATTCGATGTGGAAGGCGAGGTTGGTTTTCGCGGCCGTGAAAAGAGTGTTATCGCAGACCTTTCACTGCGCGATGCGGTCGTTATTGCGACTGGCGGTGGCGCTGTTGTAGATCCTGATAATCAGCGCGCACTGAAAGAAAACGGCTTCATCGTTTATCTCCACACCTCCGTAGAGCAACAATACCAGCGCACCCGTAAAGACCGTAAAAGACCTTTGCTGCGTAGCGAAGATCCTCTCAGTGTGCTGAAGAAACTCATGTCAGTACGCGAGCCCATATACAGATCCATAGCCGACCTGATTATCAGCACCGATACTAAGCGTCCCAAAGGAGTTGTGCGGGATATAGTGAAAACACTACGGGCATCACGTGAGGAAACCATCGAGAGATGA
- a CDS encoding type 4a pilus biogenesis protein PilO: MSLSNSLESMKDFNISDLDFNNAGSWPAPVKLICCISLIALVLGAVYWFDINDLNLDLERRQAEELDLRKQFEGKAAQVSNLEEYKAQMAEMKKTFGDLLKQLPSDTEVPGLLEDISSIGSLSGLELSSIDLRPEISKEFYVELPIDIKVSGGYHDLASFVSGVAGLSRIVTLHNFNIKSVKSGDVLSMDIQAKTYRYNGGGAK, from the coding sequence ATGAGCTTGTCAAATTCCCTTGAAAGTATGAAAGATTTTAATATTAGTGATCTCGACTTTAATAATGCTGGTTCTTGGCCTGCTCCAGTTAAATTAATTTGCTGCATTTCACTTATTGCTCTAGTGCTGGGTGCTGTTTATTGGTTTGATATTAACGATTTGAATCTAGATTTGGAGAGGCGTCAGGCTGAAGAGCTTGATTTAAGGAAACAGTTTGAAGGCAAGGCTGCTCAAGTTTCCAACTTAGAAGAATATAAAGCTCAAATGGCTGAGATGAAAAAAACCTTTGGAGATTTGCTGAAGCAGTTGCCCAGCGACACCGAGGTGCCAGGTTTGTTGGAGGATATATCATCAATTGGGTCGCTAAGTGGTCTGGAATTGTCATCTATCGATTTGAGGCCAGAGATTTCTAAGGAGTTTTATGTTGAGCTGCCGATAGATATAAAGGTGAGTGGTGGTTATCACGATTTAGCTTCATTTGTGAGTGGCGTCGCTGGCTTGTCTCGAATTGTAACGCTTCATAACTTTAATATAAAAAGTGTGAAAAGTGGGGATGTGCTGTCAATGGATATTCAGGCTAAGACTTATCGTTACAATGGCGGGGGAGCTAAATAA
- a CDS encoding AAA family ATPase — protein MQEIGVQQESAFALDAWREVYGVDGDPFDGRRADLLQVGRYGEVIENLRHLIHFSERIVALTAPKGGGKSLLLQRLIELEGEALRIVLLKPGLLEGAEALVIQLATGLALPTVENNLSTKVLLAEIMQSCERSFASGLRTLFIIDDAHELSDESLELLVTRFNPEQSGAFGLLLVGQLQITQQLARACGARGTSVQYVGIPPLDLSDTSRYLNEKLRAAGWSGGEGEIPPAVVGKLYQLSKGIPGRIDRLAGSLLLSAEAAKPKSFSPSTKLYQLASGFLLAIFIGGVGFIAWRYEATPKVEGASANSSRVTIKLPTPEPEVEAIVAQPEITVDSIADTSDELSSPDSMSDAQIESATSPAQKDKKESNKKAVAAEPSEKAPVTKPDEVVDTTASDQAPQVVAHKKPAPVAGEPESSAQTVAKTSPPKDKTVEKSVPTAGGADDLDHYFRTNEWLQSQASSAWTIQLLGSLHKESVQTFLRREGDTQDFYVKSLYQGKDWYVVLRGVYPSIEQAKEALAQLPQPLVEQGAWVRSISGLQGLVK, from the coding sequence ATGCAAGAAATAGGCGTACAGCAGGAGTCAGCGTTTGCGTTAGACGCATGGCGCGAGGTCTATGGCGTAGATGGCGACCCTTTTGACGGCCGTCGCGCTGATCTGCTGCAAGTTGGGCGGTATGGCGAGGTTATTGAAAACCTGCGTCACCTGATTCATTTTTCAGAGCGTATAGTGGCTCTGACCGCTCCGAAAGGCGGCGGCAAGTCTTTGCTGCTGCAGCGTTTGATTGAATTGGAAGGCGAAGCGCTCAGAATTGTGTTGCTGAAGCCCGGTCTGTTGGAAGGGGCGGAAGCGCTTGTTATTCAGTTGGCGACGGGGCTTGCGTTGCCGACAGTGGAAAACAATCTGTCCACTAAGGTGCTGTTGGCGGAGATAATGCAAAGCTGCGAACGAAGCTTTGCATCAGGCCTGCGCACACTTTTCATCATTGACGACGCCCATGAGTTGTCAGATGAATCACTTGAGCTGCTGGTCACTCGCTTTAATCCAGAACAGTCCGGGGCCTTTGGCTTATTATTGGTGGGGCAGCTGCAGATCACTCAGCAGCTTGCCCGCGCCTGTGGCGCGCGCGGAACTTCTGTTCAATATGTTGGTATTCCGCCGCTGGACCTTAGCGATACATCCCGTTATTTAAATGAAAAGCTCCGTGCGGCCGGATGGAGTGGCGGAGAGGGAGAAATACCGCCTGCGGTAGTGGGGAAACTATACCAGCTAAGTAAGGGGATACCGGGGCGAATTGATCGCTTGGCGGGGTCTCTGCTTCTTTCTGCAGAGGCGGCGAAGCCCAAAAGCTTTAGTCCTTCCACGAAGCTGTATCAGCTGGCTTCCGGCTTTTTGTTGGCGATTTTTATTGGGGGCGTCGGCTTTATTGCTTGGCGTTATGAGGCGACGCCCAAGGTGGAAGGCGCCTCAGCGAACTCTTCCAGAGTGACGATAAAACTCCCTACGCCAGAACCGGAAGTGGAGGCGATTGTTGCTCAACCTGAGATAACCGTCGATTCGATTGCTGATACGTCCGATGAGTTATCGTCGCCCGATTCGATGAGCGATGCGCAAATAGAAAGTGCAACGTCTCCGGCTCAGAAGGATAAGAAAGAATCGAATAAAAAGGCCGTTGCTGCTGAACCGTCTGAAAAAGCGCCAGTAACGAAGCCGGATGAGGTGGTAGATACCACGGCTTCTGATCAAGCTCCGCAGGTTGTTGCTCATAAAAAGCCGGCTCCAGTGGCGGGCGAGCCAGAATCTTCCGCTCAAACTGTGGCGAAGACCTCCCCTCCTAAAGACAAGACTGTTGAAAAAAGTGTCCCAACTGCTGGAGGCGCGGATGACTTGGATCACTACTTCCGCACTAATGAGTGGTTGCAGTCGCAAGCATCGTCAGCCTGGACGATTCAGCTGTTGGGCAGTCTACACAAAGAGTCGGTGCAGACCTTCCTGCGACGGGAGGGAGACACTCAGGACTTTTACGTCAAATCCCTGTATCAAGGGAAAGACTGGTATGTCGTATTGCGCGGCGTTTACCCTTCCATCGAGCAAGCCAAAGAAGCGCTTGCCCAGCTTCCTCAGCCGTTGGTTGAGCAGGGGGCGTGGGTGCGCAGCATTTCCGGTTTGCAGGGCTTGGTCAAATAA
- the aroB gene encoding 3-dehydroquinate synthase, with protein sequence METLQVELGDRSYPIYIGAGLLKASSYFADAIRHKQVMIVTNETIAPLYLEQLEASLEGFQVDKTILEDGEQFKNLDSLNNIFDHLLTQKHNRTTTLIALGGGVVGDMTGFAAACYQRGVDFIQAPTTLLSQVDSSVGGKTGVNHPLGKNMIGAFYQPKAVVIDTDTLKTLPAAEVSAGLAEVIKYGLIYDQAFFSWLEENIDLIKELDSAVITYAIKRSCEIKAEVVAADETEQGLRAILNLGHTFGHAIEAYTHYKEWLHGEAVAVGMLMAADLSRRMGRLNEQDCERITKLISRADLPVRPPVSMTKDDFIRYMAIDKKVLDGQLRLVLLESLGRADVTADFPADMLQETLALFTTH encoded by the coding sequence ATGGAAACCCTTCAGGTCGAATTAGGCGACCGTAGCTACCCAATCTATATCGGAGCAGGCTTGTTGAAGGCATCCAGTTATTTTGCGGACGCCATTAGACACAAGCAGGTGATGATCGTCACCAATGAAACGATCGCCCCTCTATATTTAGAGCAGCTTGAAGCCAGTCTTGAAGGCTTTCAGGTTGATAAAACCATTTTGGAAGATGGTGAGCAGTTCAAGAATTTGGACTCACTGAATAACATCTTTGACCACCTGCTAACCCAAAAGCATAATCGCACAACAACGCTTATCGCTCTTGGTGGCGGCGTAGTTGGCGATATGACCGGTTTCGCCGCCGCTTGCTATCAGCGAGGGGTGGACTTTATTCAGGCGCCTACCACGTTGTTATCGCAGGTGGACTCATCGGTTGGTGGTAAAACCGGTGTGAATCATCCGCTGGGTAAAAATATGATCGGCGCTTTCTATCAACCAAAAGCAGTGGTTATAGATACGGACACGCTAAAAACCCTTCCGGCGGCGGAAGTGTCAGCAGGCTTGGCGGAAGTTATTAAGTACGGTCTTATCTACGATCAGGCGTTTTTCAGCTGGTTGGAAGAAAATATTGATCTGATTAAAGAGCTTGATTCAGCAGTCATCACCTACGCGATCAAGCGCTCCTGTGAAATCAAAGCGGAAGTAGTCGCGGCTGATGAAACTGAGCAAGGGCTGCGCGCCATTTTGAATCTCGGTCATACCTTCGGGCACGCCATTGAAGCTTATACGCACTACAAAGAGTGGTTGCATGGCGAGGCGGTAGCGGTAGGGATGTTGATGGCGGCGGATTTGTCCCGTCGTATGGGAAGGCTGAACGAACAGGATTGTGAGCGGATTACGAAATTGATCAGTCGTGCGGATTTGCCGGTCCGTCCCCCTGTCAGTATGACGAAAGATGACTTTATCCGTTACATGGCGATTGATAAGAAAGTACTGGATGGACAGTTGCGTCTGGTACTGTTGGAGTCGCTGGGGCGGGCTGATGTGACTGCTGACTTCCCTGCGGACATGCTGCAGGAAACTCTGGCGCTTTTCACTACTCATTAG
- a CDS encoding pilus assembly protein PilM, with amino-acid sequence MFGLFGKKKQPVLGLDISSTSVKLIELSQQGSRYRVDSYAVEPLPPNAVVEKNINDAEAVGEVISRVVSKARINTKQAAVAVAGSAVITKVIQMSSSIREQDLESQIQIEADQYIPYPLDEVALDFEVVGPNEVNAEMMDVLLAACRRENVELREDALEIGGLTTKVVDVEAYAMERAMGLIEAQLGTGDESQTVAVVDIGATMTTLSVLSDGKTIYTREQLFGGKQLTEEIQRRYGLSQEEAGLAKKQGGLPDDYEQEVLHPFKEAVVQQVARSLQFFFSSTQFNEVDYIILAGGTASIPGIAELVQERVGTTTLVANPFADMTVSSKVNASALSNDAPSLMIACGLAMRSFD; translated from the coding sequence GTGTTTGGACTATTTGGAAAGAAAAAACAGCCGGTTTTAGGGCTTGATATCAGTTCTACATCGGTCAAGCTGATTGAACTCAGTCAGCAGGGCAGTCGATATCGAGTGGATAGTTATGCCGTGGAGCCTTTGCCGCCGAACGCAGTCGTTGAAAAGAATATCAATGATGCCGAAGCAGTAGGTGAAGTGATCTCAAGAGTTGTTAGCAAAGCTCGGATCAACACCAAGCAGGCTGCGGTTGCAGTCGCAGGTTCAGCGGTTATCACCAAAGTCATTCAGATGAGCTCTTCAATTCGAGAGCAGGATCTGGAGTCACAAATTCAAATCGAAGCAGACCAATATATCCCTTATCCGTTGGACGAGGTCGCTCTGGACTTTGAAGTAGTGGGTCCAAACGAAGTCAACGCCGAAATGATGGATGTTTTGTTGGCTGCGTGCAGACGAGAAAATGTTGAGCTGCGTGAAGATGCTCTGGAAATTGGCGGTCTCACCACGAAAGTGGTGGATGTAGAAGCGTACGCTATGGAACGAGCCATGGGACTTATAGAAGCGCAACTTGGTACGGGGGATGAGTCTCAAACCGTGGCTGTTGTGGATATCGGCGCCACCATGACTACGTTGAGTGTGTTATCTGACGGCAAGACTATCTATACGCGTGAACAGCTATTTGGCGGCAAGCAGCTAACGGAAGAAATACAGCGCCGTTATGGTCTGTCTCAAGAGGAAGCCGGGCTGGCTAAAAAGCAGGGCGGTTTGCCTGACGACTACGAGCAGGAAGTCCTGCATCCTTTCAAAGAAGCGGTTGTGCAGCAAGTGGCCAGATCGCTGCAGTTCTTTTTCTCGTCCACCCAGTTCAACGAAGTTGATTACATCATTTTAGCGGGGGGGACAGCCTCAATTCCTGGTATCGCTGAATTGGTTCAGGAGCGGGTCGGAACCACAACGCTGGTGGCGAACCCATTTGCAGACATGACAGTGTCGTCAAAGGTTAATGCATCAGCATTAAGTAATGACGCTCCCTCCCTCATGATCGCGTGCGGATTGGCAATGAGGAGTTTTGACTAA
- a CDS encoding PilN domain-containing protein — MARINLRPWREELRAERQKQFITVLLGMLIISAGAGFLWHRYVEGSIEYQVQRNNFVRNEIAQLEKQIKEIRELKQQRDALIERMKVIQDLQGKRPIIVRVFDEIVKTNPDGVYFTSLVKNGETLEIKGIGESNSRISSLMRRLDESEWFKEPNLTSVKALKDDESKSSFVMTVKQEAPKEDDEKGGGA; from the coding sequence ATGGCGCGTATTAACCTTCGTCCCTGGCGGGAAGAGCTCCGAGCTGAGCGACAGAAGCAATTTATTACAGTGCTGCTGGGCATGTTAATTATTAGCGCTGGTGCCGGCTTTCTTTGGCATCGTTATGTAGAGGGTTCCATCGAATATCAAGTGCAGCGTAATAACTTTGTCCGTAACGAAATCGCGCAGTTGGAAAAGCAGATAAAAGAGATAAGAGAACTTAAACAGCAGCGCGATGCGTTAATTGAGCGCATGAAAGTGATCCAGGACCTGCAGGGCAAGCGCCCTATTATTGTTCGTGTTTTTGACGAAATTGTAAAAACAAATCCAGATGGTGTGTATTTTACGAGTTTAGTGAAAAATGGAGAAACGCTTGAAATAAAAGGCATTGGCGAATCCAACAGTCGGATATCCAGCCTTATGAGGCGGCTTGATGAATCTGAATGGTTCAAGGAACCGAATTTGACTTCAGTGAAAGCGCTAAAAGATGATGAATCAAAAAGCTCATTTGTGATGACAGTGAAGCAGGAAGCGCCCAAAGAAGATGATGAAAAAGGGGGAGGGGCATAG
- a CDS encoding pilus assembly protein PilP codes for MMRQLLVIVTVSLSSVLAGCSASGGFEDLQAFVNEVKARPKKRIEPLPEPKAYQAFSYSTANRRSPFSPPVEVKLAQIETKPKSNIKPDLDRPPELLESFPIGSMSMVGTINKDGESVLYALVNDGQGGIHRVRKGQYMGKNYGKVVSISETGIEIVEIVSDGQGGWFERPRTLGLKELN; via the coding sequence ATGATGAGGCAACTATTAGTCATCGTTACAGTCAGCCTATCTTCGGTGTTGGCGGGTTGCTCTGCTTCTGGCGGGTTTGAAGACCTGCAAGCTTTTGTTAACGAGGTTAAGGCTCGGCCTAAGAAGCGTATAGAGCCTTTACCTGAGCCAAAAGCATACCAAGCTTTCTCGTATAGTACGGCAAATCGCCGCTCCCCATTTTCTCCGCCAGTCGAAGTGAAGTTGGCGCAAATTGAGACGAAACCTAAGAGTAATATCAAGCCTGACTTGGATAGGCCTCCTGAGTTATTGGAAAGCTTTCCCATTGGTTCCATGAGTATGGTTGGGACAATTAATAAAGACGGGGAGTCCGTACTTTATGCTTTGGTGAATGATGGACAAGGAGGTATTCATCGTGTCCGTAAAGGTCAGTATATGGGGAAAAATTACGGTAAAGTGGTTTCAATCTCAGAAACTGGTATTGAAATTGTCGAAATAGTTTCTGACGGGCAGGGCGGTTGGTTTGAACGGCCAAGGACCCTCGGGTTGAAGGAGTTGAATTGA
- a CDS encoding penicillin-binding protein 1A produces MRNFVRLLRFLSWMFAAGLAAGIVIASSFYLFLSPNLPDVEQLRSVQLQTPLRIYTRDQQLLGEFGEKRRTPVSYNQIPTNLVNAFLAAEDSAFFEHQGVNVKSLARASLQLASTGRIQSGGSTITMQVAKNFFLSQERTFDRKFNEILLALKIERELGKPEILELYLNKIYLGNRAYGIEAAANAYYGKSIKELTLAQAAMIAGLPKAPSKYNPIASPDRALIRRNWILGRMQELGMITSEQQAEARKAPVTASYHGAQPEADAPYVAEMARQEIVNRFGVDAYTDGYNVILTIDSKLQKEADAALKRGLVEYSERHGYKGPAGHIDAPEGDDALNIVAERLKEFPSIGELKPAWVVAVTEKKATLLMSSGDTATLLWEGMAWARKYIRVNERGGSPKKAEDIFKQGDVIYVKPHDDKLFLSQIPNVQGAVVSLAPEDGAILALTGGFDFFLSKFNRATQALRQPGSNFKPFVYLAALENGATASTTINDAPVVFEDANLEDSWRPQNSSLNFNGPMRLRKALYQSRNLVSIRLLQKIGIDTTVNFLSQAGFEESRIPRNLSLALGSVEYTPMNVVSGYAAIANGGYKVSPYLIDKVIDYNGKVVYQSNPAVACSKCDNNRKTASSNDQHQANIAPPIADPRSVYILNSILQDVIKRGTGTKALSLGRNDLAGKTGTTNDQVDAWFSGYNANIATTVWVGFDQPSTLGRREYGSRAALPIWIDFMEEALKDMPEAQLKQPPGIVTVKIDPDTGERAAPGQENAIFEMFKAETVPQVVRQDSPTYDGGSSGSSDTPLMEMIFN; encoded by the coding sequence ATGCGAAATTTTGTGAGGCTCTTACGATTTTTAAGTTGGATGTTCGCGGCGGGCCTCGCCGCCGGTATTGTTATTGCATCCAGCTTCTATCTTTTCTTATCACCCAATCTGCCGGATGTGGAGCAGTTAAGGTCCGTCCAACTCCAGACTCCACTGCGAATATATACCCGCGACCAGCAACTGTTAGGTGAATTTGGCGAAAAGCGAAGAACGCCCGTTTCCTACAATCAAATACCTACAAATCTTGTCAACGCCTTCCTTGCTGCGGAAGACTCCGCTTTCTTCGAACACCAAGGCGTTAATGTAAAAAGCTTGGCGCGCGCTTCTTTGCAACTTGCCAGTACCGGTCGCATTCAGTCCGGCGGCAGTACGATTACAATGCAAGTCGCAAAAAACTTCTTTCTCAGCCAGGAACGCACTTTCGACCGAAAATTCAATGAGATACTTTTGGCTTTAAAGATTGAGCGCGAACTTGGAAAACCGGAAATCCTTGAACTTTACCTAAACAAAATCTATCTGGGGAATAGGGCATATGGCATAGAAGCCGCAGCAAATGCTTATTATGGGAAGAGCATCAAAGAACTGACACTTGCTCAGGCGGCGATGATTGCGGGCCTTCCAAAAGCTCCTTCCAAATATAACCCTATCGCGTCACCAGATCGGGCGCTGATCCGCAGAAACTGGATACTAGGCCGTATGCAGGAGCTGGGTATGATTACTTCAGAACAACAGGCTGAGGCCCGCAAGGCGCCAGTCACGGCCAGTTATCATGGAGCACAGCCTGAAGCGGATGCGCCTTACGTAGCAGAGATGGCTCGTCAGGAAATCGTCAACCGATTTGGCGTCGATGCCTATACCGATGGCTACAATGTTATTTTGACGATAGATAGCAAGTTACAGAAAGAAGCGGACGCAGCCTTAAAGCGGGGGCTCGTTGAATATAGCGAGCGTCATGGCTACAAAGGCCCTGCTGGGCACATTGATGCGCCAGAGGGAGATGACGCACTTAATATTGTTGCGGAACGCTTAAAAGAATTCCCCTCTATTGGGGAGCTCAAACCCGCATGGGTTGTCGCCGTAACAGAGAAGAAAGCGACTCTCTTAATGTCTTCTGGCGACACCGCCACACTACTATGGGAGGGCATGGCCTGGGCGCGCAAGTATATTCGTGTGAATGAACGCGGCGGCTCGCCCAAAAAAGCGGAGGATATATTCAAGCAAGGCGATGTCATTTATGTGAAGCCGCATGACGACAAACTATTCCTTAGCCAAATCCCCAATGTTCAGGGCGCTGTAGTTTCACTCGCGCCAGAAGACGGAGCCATTTTGGCGCTAACTGGCGGTTTTGATTTCTTCTTGAGCAAATTCAACCGCGCGACTCAGGCATTGAGACAACCTGGCTCCAACTTCAAACCGTTTGTTTATCTGGCGGCGCTGGAGAATGGAGCCACTGCTTCAACAACAATAAATGACGCACCCGTTGTTTTCGAAGACGCCAATCTGGAAGACTCGTGGCGGCCGCAAAACTCATCGCTGAACTTTAACGGTCCAATGAGATTGAGAAAGGCGCTTTATCAGTCCCGCAACCTTGTTTCTATACGCCTTCTGCAAAAGATAGGCATTGATACTACCGTCAACTTCCTCTCACAAGCCGGATTTGAGGAAAGTCGCATTCCTCGTAATCTCTCACTTGCCTTAGGCTCGGTTGAATACACGCCAATGAATGTAGTGTCAGGCTATGCCGCCATTGCCAACGGAGGATACAAAGTAAGCCCCTATCTAATAGATAAAGTCATCGACTATAACGGCAAAGTGGTTTACCAAAGCAATCCTGCGGTAGCGTGCAGCAAATGCGACAACAATCGCAAGACTGCCTCCAGCAATGACCAACATCAGGCCAACATTGCGCCTCCTATTGCCGACCCAAGGTCGGTTTACATTTTGAACAGCATCCTGCAAGACGTTATCAAGCGAGGTACAGGAACCAAGGCCTTGTCCCTTGGCAGAAACGATCTTGCAGGTAAAACCGGTACAACAAATGACCAGGTCGACGCATGGTTCTCCGGCTACAACGCCAATATAGCTACGACTGTTTGGGTGGGTTTTGACCAGCCTTCGACACTAGGTCGTCGTGAATATGGCAGTCGTGCAGCGCTCCCCATATGGATCGATTTCATGGAGGAAGCACTTAAGGACATGCCGGAAGCACAACTTAAGCAGCCTCCAGGTATAGTCACCGTAAAAATTGACCCAGATACTGGCGAGCGCGCCGCGCCCGGACAGGAAAATGCGATTTTCGAAATGTTTAAAGCGGAAACAGTGCCGCAAGTGGTACGCCAAGACTCTCCCACCTATGACGGAGGAAGCAGTGGCTCCAGCGATACGCCGCTAATGGAGATGATTTTTAATTAA